In a genomic window of Cryptococcus deuterogattii R265 chromosome 12, complete sequence:
- a CDS encoding cytoplasmic protein (genome sequence mistake) — translation MLLSNITSHPSLIPNLANLTIPIIPLPKSKHYPPYFLPASGSASSTIHPDFRDPTIGLANAEAGQEPEREIEAIRALVQAFEDGAADGVKEGTGKRKGDCNFLASVFANISMAPATRQLLLTPRPPFPQPAEATPSEDDEPLLSKIVVYTGHPDTIRRGGALGCIKNCAMDRASMGWLLAREEDRVRLPSDPTRMIKGVDVLPWVLAPLMGPEEYEIDEMEKLPPTLQFLPPEKERESDTVLRMMCVEILLLLATTFTGREALRNRGAYYVVREHHKVETDQQIKDSIERLVGLLQRDEGRDTKEDHIEELVKGAAKQEGEEEEMGELDVVEV, via the exons ATGTTGTTGTCCAACATCActtctcacccttctttGATCCCCAACCTTGCCAACCTCACTATCCCCATAATCCCCCTCCCCAAATCTAAGCACTACCCGCCATACTTCCTTCCCGCTTCCGGATCAGCATCATCCACAATCCACCCCGATTTCCGTGACCCTACAATCGGTCTTGCCAATGCTGAGGCTGGTCAAGAACCTGAAAGGGAGATCGAAGCCATTCGAGCATTGGTGCAAGCCTTTGAGGATGGTGCTGCTGATGGTGTGAAAGAGGGTACCGGTAAACGTAAGGGTGACTGTAACTTTTTGGCTTCAGTCTTTGCCAACATTTCAATGGCCCCTGCTACCAGGCAACTTCTCCTCACTCCCCGTCCTCCCTTTCCGCAACCCGCTGAGGCTACACCTtcagaagacgatgagcCCCTCTTATCAAAAATTGTTGTTTACACAGGTCACCCTGATACTATCAGGCGAGGTGGTGCCCTAGGATGTATCAAGAACTGTGCGATGGACCGGGCCAGTATGGGTTGGCTGTTGGCTAGGGAAG AGGACCGAGTCAGGTTGCCCTCAGATCCCACGCGAATGATCAAGGGTGTTGATGTTTTGCCTTGGGTTTTGGCCCCTCTCATGGGTCCTGAAGAATATGAAATTGAT gaaatggagaagcTCCCCCCTACTCTGCAATTCCTTCCTccggagaaggagcgagAGAGCGACACAGTACTCCGTATGATGTGTGTCGAAattttgcttttgcttgCTACCA CGTTCACCGGCCGAGAAGCCCTCCGAAACCGAGGTGCTTACTACGTCGTTCGAGAACATCATAAGGTTGAGACCGACCAGCAG ATCAAGGACTCTATCGAGCGACTTGTTGGTCTCTTACAACGGGACGAAGGCAGGGATACTAAGGAGGACCATATCGAAGAGCTCGTCAAGGGTGCAGCCAAgcaggagggagaggaagaggaaatgggaGAGTTGGACGTCGTTGAAGTTTAA